One genomic window of Trichlorobacter lovleyi includes the following:
- a CDS encoding ABC transporter permease, translated as MSNFLQALRIALRALRINKMRSFLTMLGIIIGIAAVIAMMAVGSGASYVISQQIASIGSNILLVLPGSMTSGGLRTGSGGVQTLKSEDARAMMNECPSVELASSVVRSSGQIVYGNQNWSTLLMGTTPELFVIREWPAAIGRSITNSDVDGAAKVCVIGSTIVQNLFGAEDPLGKMIRIKKVPFVVVGVLESKGQSPQGTDQDDVIFVPLRTAQRKLMGSQFPDTVGSILVKARSEELLPKAEKEINDLLKQRHRITSGKEPDFTVRNLSEILAVAEQSSKAMSLLLGAVASISLIVGGIGIMNIMLVSVTERTREIGIRMAIGAKKHDILLQFLTEAVLLTLLGGLLGIVLGAGGAIIVSRMLSWPTLISPLAITVAVLFSGAVGIFFGFYPARKAAGLNPIEALRYE; from the coding sequence ATGAGCAATTTTCTTCAGGCATTACGCATCGCCCTGCGGGCCTTGCGGATCAACAAGATGCGTTCCTTCCTGACCATGCTGGGGATCATCATCGGCATTGCGGCGGTGATCGCCATGATGGCGGTCGGCTCCGGGGCCAGCTATGTCATTTCGCAGCAGATCGCCAGTATCGGCAGTAATATCCTGCTGGTACTGCCCGGCTCTATGACCAGCGGCGGCCTGCGTACCGGTAGCGGTGGCGTGCAGACTCTGAAGTCGGAAGATGCCAGGGCCATGATGAATGAATGCCCTTCGGTGGAGCTGGCCTCGTCAGTGGTGCGCAGTTCCGGCCAGATCGTCTACGGCAATCAGAACTGGTCCACCCTGTTGATGGGGACGACGCCGGAGCTGTTTGTGATCCGGGAGTGGCCGGCGGCAATTGGACGAAGCATTACCAACTCTGATGTGGATGGCGCCGCCAAGGTCTGTGTCATCGGCAGCACGATCGTTCAGAACCTGTTCGGGGCTGAAGATCCCTTAGGCAAGATGATCAGGATCAAGAAGGTGCCGTTTGTTGTGGTGGGGGTGCTGGAGTCCAAGGGGCAGTCGCCCCAGGGCACCGATCAGGATGACGTGATTTTTGTGCCGTTGCGCACCGCCCAGCGTAAACTGATGGGCAGCCAGTTTCCGGATACGGTCGGTTCCATCCTGGTCAAGGCCCGCAGTGAAGAACTGCTGCCCAAGGCAGAAAAAGAGATCAATGACCTGTTGAAGCAACGGCACAGGATTACCAGTGGCAAAGAACCGGATTTTACGGTGCGTAACCTGTCTGAAATCCTTGCTGTTGCCGAGCAGTCCTCCAAGGCGATGTCACTGCTGCTGGGGGCGGTGGCCTCCATCTCCCTGATCGTCGGCGGTATCGGCATCATGAACATCATGCTGGTTTCCGTCACCGAGCGGACCCGCGAGATCGGTATCCGTATGGCCATTGGCGCCAAAAAACATGACATCCTGCTGCAGTTTCTGACCGAGGCGGTGCTGCTGACGCTGTTGGGAGGGCTGCTGGGGATCGTGCTGGGAGCAGGCGGTGCCATCATTGTCTCACGGATGCTCTCCTGGCCCACCCTGATATCACCCCTGGCCATTACGGTTGCGGTGCTGTTTTCCGGCGCCGTGGGGATCTTTTTTGGCTTCTATCCGGCCCGCAAGGCTGCCGGTCTGAACCCGATTGAGGCGTTACGTTATGAGTGA
- a CDS encoding response regulator transcription factor, whose product MSDDKPRIMLVEDELHLARGICFNLEQDGYAVSHFDRGEAALEALRVERCDLIILDVMLPGMDGFQVCKAMRELDSRVPILMLTARSEDVDRVSGLESGADDYLTKPFNLAEFLLRVKGMLRRSSWYRPDPVEEGYQFGVNEVYLLSYRAKTAQGEIDLTEMEVRVLALFFQREGQVIPRGELLESVWGYSSDTETRTLDNFIVRLRKYFEPDPARPSHFLTVRGVGYRFSRSGA is encoded by the coding sequence ATGAGTGATGACAAGCCACGTATCATGCTGGTGGAAGATGAACTGCATCTGGCCCGGGGGATCTGTTTTAACCTGGAGCAGGATGGCTATGCGGTCAGTCATTTTGACCGGGGTGAAGCCGCGCTGGAGGCGTTGCGGGTTGAACGCTGTGACCTGATCATCCTGGATGTGATGCTGCCCGGTATGGATGGTTTTCAGGTCTGCAAGGCGATGCGGGAGCTTGATTCACGGGTGCCGATCCTGATGCTGACCGCCCGCTCCGAGGATGTGGACCGGGTCAGTGGCCTGGAATCCGGCGCCGATGACTACCTGACCAAGCCGTTCAACCTGGCCGAGTTCCTGCTGCGGGTCAAGGGGATGCTGCGGCGCTCCTCCTGGTACCGTCCCGATCCGGTGGAAGAGGGCTACCAGTTCGGTGTCAACGAGGTCTATCTGCTCTCCTACCGGGCCAAGACCGCCCAGGGCGAGATCGACCTGACCGAGATGGAGGTACGGGTGCTGGCGCTCTTCTTCCAGCGCGAAGGCCAGGTGATCCCCCGCGGCGAGCTGCTGGAGTCGGTCTGGGGCTACAGCTCCGACACCGAGACCCGCACCCTGGACAACTTCATCGTACGGCTGCGTAAATATTTTGAACCTGATCCGGCCCGTCCGAGCCATTTCCTGACCGTGCGCGGCGTCGGCTACCGCTTTTCCCGCAGCGGAGCCTGA
- a CDS encoding multicopper oxidase family protein — MNIKTICAAGTMLLGLLAGCGGKDTTTVVTVVGASPTTVLDPLQLQQFATPLPLIPIAAPDTATFPGFEYYTVVAEQTADYDFGLRKKDGSEFINPATNRPIRTTVWGYATNGIKTGYLGATIEARSTLPGETGKQVKVKYINNLRDASGRLLTKHILRVDPTLHGANMGEPEVRMVTHLHGAHVETESDGHPEAWITNDPTALTGLPADPVSGRPARPNGNTVTYTYRNDQLANQLWYHDHAMGITRLNVYAGLAANYLLRDTHETSLSLPSGSYEIPLVIQDKSFNEDGSLHYDSNTLLESDGHPETDMDGNPVYSSKPEFFGNVITVNGKAWPYLSVEPRKYRFRMLNGSDSRFYNIWLEAKAPNGSSLPIPAGAIKLIGNDGGLMPAAVNVGHDRNHALLFALAERADLIVDFSTANFPAGTVITMRNDAATPFPMGTPVDDIATTSKIMQFRITKPLAAPDTSLVPASPRLPAAFPSAPVLTRYVDLQEGTDPYLIFDPATGTTSQRLKILLNGLGFSAPVTEIIANNTVEDWVIINNTVDMHPMHLHLVDFEVIEKGSIHPGHYTPADGAGAMPVVTLNGLRPNAEPGADPVIDSAPADSYYRLQNTEKGRKDTVRVPPADEITGSPGYVRIRAHFDIIGTYMWHCHILAHEDHEMMRPFRVN, encoded by the coding sequence ATGAACATCAAGACTATCTGTGCAGCAGGGACAATGCTACTCGGGCTACTGGCGGGATGCGGCGGCAAGGACACGACAACCGTCGTAACCGTTGTCGGCGCATCCCCCACAACGGTTCTCGATCCATTGCAACTACAGCAGTTTGCCACCCCGCTGCCGCTCATTCCCATTGCGGCGCCTGACACGGCAACCTTTCCGGGGTTTGAATACTATACGGTTGTTGCGGAGCAGACCGCTGACTATGATTTTGGTTTACGGAAAAAGGATGGCAGCGAGTTCATCAACCCGGCCACCAATCGCCCGATTCGTACCACTGTCTGGGGGTATGCAACCAACGGCATCAAGACCGGCTACCTGGGAGCCACCATTGAGGCCCGTTCCACCTTGCCCGGAGAAACGGGCAAGCAGGTTAAAGTAAAATATATCAACAACCTCAGGGATGCTTCCGGCAGACTGCTGACCAAGCATATCCTGCGGGTAGACCCAACCTTGCATGGTGCCAATATGGGCGAGCCGGAAGTGCGTATGGTTACCCACCTGCATGGCGCCCATGTTGAGACTGAATCAGACGGCCACCCCGAGGCATGGATCACCAACGATCCTACCGCACTGACCGGCCTGCCCGCTGATCCGGTCAGTGGACGTCCGGCCCGCCCGAACGGAAACACGGTCACCTATACCTACCGTAATGATCAGCTTGCAAACCAGCTCTGGTACCATGACCATGCCATGGGTATCACACGCTTGAATGTCTATGCCGGGCTTGCTGCCAACTATCTGCTGCGGGACACCCATGAAACCAGCCTCTCGTTGCCTTCGGGCAGCTACGAAATACCGCTGGTGATCCAGGACAAAAGCTTCAATGAGGATGGGTCGCTGCACTATGATTCCAATACCCTGCTCGAAAGCGACGGTCACCCCGAGACCGACATGGATGGCAATCCGGTCTATTCCTCCAAACCTGAATTTTTTGGTAATGTCATCACGGTGAATGGCAAGGCATGGCCCTACCTGAGCGTGGAACCCCGTAAATACCGGTTCAGGATGCTGAACGGTTCCGATTCACGTTTTTACAACATCTGGCTGGAGGCAAAGGCACCCAACGGTTCTTCTCTGCCGATCCCGGCCGGCGCAATCAAGCTGATCGGCAATGACGGCGGTCTGATGCCTGCCGCTGTGAACGTTGGCCATGACAGGAACCATGCACTCCTGTTTGCCCTGGCTGAACGGGCCGACCTGATTGTTGACTTTTCAACGGCCAACTTCCCTGCAGGGACGGTCATCACGATGCGCAATGACGCAGCCACCCCTTTCCCGATGGGGACGCCCGTTGATGACATAGCCACCACCAGCAAGATTATGCAGTTCAGGATCACAAAGCCGCTGGCGGCTCCCGACACCAGCCTGGTACCAGCCTCCCCCCGTCTGCCTGCGGCGTTCCCCAGTGCCCCGGTGCTGACACGCTACGTTGATCTTCAGGAAGGCACTGACCCCTACCTGATCTTTGACCCGGCAACCGGCACCACATCGCAACGGCTTAAAATCCTGCTGAACGGGTTGGGCTTCAGCGCCCCTGTCACTGAAATCATCGCCAACAACACGGTTGAGGACTGGGTAATTATTAATAATACCGTTGATATGCACCCAATGCACCTCCATCTGGTGGATTTTGAGGTCATTGAGAAGGGCAGCATTCATCCTGGCCATTACACCCCTGCTGATGGTGCCGGTGCCATGCCGGTTGTGACGCTAAACGGACTCCGTCCCAATGCAGAGCCGGGGGCAGATCCTGTCATTGATTCAGCACCGGCAGATTCCTACTACCGGCTTCAGAATACGGAGAAAGGGCGCAAGGATACGGTACGGGTGCCACCGGCTGACGAAATCACGGGCTCACCCGGCTATGTCAGGATCCGGGCGCACTTTGATATCATTGGCACCTATATGTGGCACTGCCATATCCTGGCCCACGAAGACCATGAAATGATGCGCCCCTTCAGGGTCAACTGA
- a CDS encoding type II toxin-antitoxin system RelE/ParE family toxin: MTVQLKAITFAESALCDLEDIQHWYTGQLVPDVGERLVRELVAKVEQLVEFPESGRIVPEFGIPLLRELIHPPFRVVYRIDPDSISIVRIWRSERLLKLP; encoded by the coding sequence ATGACGGTTCAGCTAAAAGCCATTACCTTTGCCGAGTCGGCGCTATGTGATCTTGAGGATATCCAACACTGGTATACGGGACAATTGGTGCCGGACGTCGGCGAGCGGTTGGTGCGCGAATTGGTTGCCAAGGTTGAACAGTTGGTAGAGTTTCCAGAAAGTGGGCGGATTGTCCCTGAGTTTGGTATTCCCTTACTTAGGGAACTGATCCATCCGCCCTTTCGTGTTGTCTACCGCATTGACCCGGACAGTATCTCTATTGTGCGGATTTGGCGTAGTGAAAGGTTGCTGAAATTGCCATGA
- a CDS encoding RDD family protein, which produces MADQTTTLQIRTPEGIRFSLVLAGPTSRLLALLVDFACIGVASTTISTVLRLFALISQDIFMALTILAGFVISIGYGIVCEWYWQGQTVGKRLLRLRVMDEQGLKLQFSQVVIRNLLRIVDSLPALYLVGGIASLTSRRCQRLGDLAAGTIVIRTPKVQLPDLEQLGTEKFNSLTAYPHLVARLRQKVSREEGAIALRALIRREELDPAARLELFRELAALFRSRVAFPAEAVDGVSDERYVRNVVELLFEQRGR; this is translated from the coding sequence GTGGCTGATCAGACCACTACCCTGCAGATCCGCACCCCGGAGGGGATCCGCTTCTCCCTCGTGCTGGCCGGTCCCACCAGCCGTCTGCTGGCGCTGCTGGTTGATTTTGCCTGTATCGGCGTTGCTTCAACCACCATCAGCACGGTATTAAGGCTGTTTGCGCTGATCAGCCAGGATATCTTTATGGCCCTGACCATTTTGGCCGGTTTTGTGATTTCGATAGGCTACGGCATCGTCTGTGAATGGTACTGGCAGGGGCAGACCGTGGGCAAGCGTCTGCTGCGGCTGCGGGTGATGGATGAGCAGGGCTTGAAGCTGCAGTTCAGCCAGGTGGTGATCAGGAACCTGCTGCGGATCGTTGACTCCCTGCCTGCGCTCTATCTGGTGGGGGGGATTGCCAGCCTGACCAGCCGCAGGTGCCAGCGGCTGGGTGATCTGGCTGCCGGAACGATCGTGATCCGTACCCCCAAGGTGCAACTGCCTGATCTGGAACAACTGGGCACAGAAAAATTCAACTCTTTAACGGCCTATCCCCATCTGGTGGCCCGTCTGCGGCAGAAGGTCAGCCGGGAGGAAGGGGCCATTGCCCTGCGGGCCCTGATCCGGCGGGAAGAACTTGACCCGGCTGCCCGGCTGGAGCTGTTCCGTGAACTGGCAGCCCTGTTCCGCAGCCGGGTGGCCTTTCCCGCTGAGGCCGTGGACGGCGTGTCGGATGAACGCTATGTCCGCAACGTGGTGGAACTGTTGTTTGAACAGCGCGGGCGGTAA
- the selB gene encoding selenocysteine-specific translation elongation factor: MKHLILGTAGHIDHGKTSLVKALTGTDTDRLKEEKARGITIELGFAHLELPGGIEFGVVDVPGHEKFVRAMVAGVAGMDLVMLVIAADEGIMPQTREHLDILRLLGVHTGLVALTKQDMVEPDWLPLVQEEVREFVAGTFLESAPIIPVSSRTGAGLEELKAELVRLAEGAAEKKRDGAFRLPVDRVFTVAGFGTVVTGTLLAGEIRVGDELELLPGRIPGRVRGIQAHGARTEVGQAGQRLAVNLQGIDLDQAHRGDVVVPAGVFRTSRRVDVRLDHLASAPRDLRHRSTVRFHSGTSEVTAQIILLEHDALPPGQSGYAQLRLDQPLLLVSGDPYLIRASSPSVTIGGGIVLDPFPPARRRRSDDALRLLVSLDAAEHQKTCNLIVSQALLSGVSFDEIVLRSGIARKQAETALQGLLTAGEIVQMTREPRVFLAKAAVAGLKQLLVDELSGYLAANPLKEGISKEELKTRIPKRSDQRFFAPLLAELEKEGKLAAERELVRPAGVRKQAAAPSSGLGASIARLLAERGIEPPTIKELAEALRSTEKEVRDHLALLTREGGVTRVSGDIFYDSALLKTIEEKLISHLRAKAEIIPSEFRELTGLSRKFMIPLLEYFDSRKVTIRIGDKRVLRGR; the protein is encoded by the coding sequence ATGAAACACCTGATCCTCGGCACGGCCGGACATATTGACCACGGCAAGACCTCGCTGGTTAAGGCGTTGACCGGTACTGATACCGACCGGCTCAAGGAAGAGAAGGCCCGCGGCATCACGATTGAGCTGGGTTTTGCCCACCTTGAGCTGCCGGGTGGGATCGAGTTCGGCGTGGTGGATGTACCGGGACATGAGAAGTTTGTGCGGGCCATGGTGGCCGGTGTGGCCGGCATGGACCTGGTGATGCTGGTGATTGCGGCGGATGAGGGGATCATGCCCCAGACCCGCGAACACCTGGATATCCTGCGTCTGTTGGGGGTACATACCGGCCTGGTGGCCCTGACCAAACAGGATATGGTTGAGCCGGACTGGTTGCCGCTGGTGCAGGAAGAGGTGCGGGAGTTTGTGGCCGGTACCTTTCTGGAATCGGCTCCGATCATCCCGGTTTCCTCCAGAACCGGCGCCGGCCTGGAGGAGTTGAAGGCAGAGCTGGTGCGGCTGGCAGAAGGGGCGGCGGAAAAGAAACGGGACGGCGCCTTCCGGTTGCCGGTGGACCGGGTCTTTACCGTGGCCGGTTTTGGTACGGTGGTAACCGGTACCCTGCTGGCCGGTGAGATCCGGGTGGGGGATGAACTGGAACTGCTGCCCGGCAGGATTCCTGGTCGGGTGCGGGGGATTCAGGCCCACGGCGCCAGGACCGAGGTCGGGCAGGCCGGTCAGCGGCTGGCGGTCAACCTGCAGGGGATTGATCTGGATCAGGCCCATCGGGGTGATGTGGTGGTCCCGGCGGGGGTCTTCCGCACCAGCCGTCGGGTGGATGTGCGGCTGGACCATCTGGCCTCGGCCCCGCGGGATCTGCGGCATCGCTCCACGGTGCGCTTCCATTCCGGCACCTCCGAAGTCACGGCCCAGATCATCCTGCTGGAGCATGATGCACTGCCGCCGGGACAGAGCGGCTATGCCCAGCTGCGGCTGGATCAACCGTTGTTGCTGGTTTCCGGTGACCCGTACCTGATCCGGGCCAGCTCTCCTTCCGTCACCATCGGCGGCGGGATCGTGCTTGACCCGTTTCCTCCGGCCCGTCGGCGGCGCAGTGACGATGCCTTGCGCCTGCTGGTGTCGCTGGATGCGGCAGAACATCAGAAAACCTGCAACTTGATCGTGTCCCAGGCCCTGCTGTCCGGCGTCTCGTTTGATGAGATCGTGTTGCGTTCCGGTATTGCCCGTAAGCAGGCTGAGACAGCCTTGCAGGGGTTGTTGACGGCTGGCGAGATTGTGCAGATGACCCGTGAACCGCGGGTCTTTCTGGCCAAGGCTGCGGTTGCCGGCCTGAAGCAGCTGCTGGTGGATGAACTGTCGGGCTACCTTGCGGCCAACCCGCTTAAAGAGGGGATCAGCAAGGAGGAGTTGAAGACCCGGATACCCAAGCGCAGTGACCAGCGTTTCTTTGCCCCGCTGCTGGCAGAGCTGGAAAAGGAGGGCAAGCTGGCCGCCGAGCGGGAGCTGGTCCGTCCTGCAGGCGTCAGAAAGCAGGCGGCGGCGCCGTCCTCCGGGCTTGGCGCCAGTATTGCCAGGCTGCTGGCAGAGCGGGGTATTGAGCCGCCCACCATCAAGGAGCTGGCCGAGGCGCTGCGCAGTACCGAAAAAGAGGTGCGGGATCATCTGGCCCTGCTAACCCGCGAAGGAGGGGTGACGCGGGTCTCGGGTGATATCTTCTACGACAGTGCTCTGCTTAAAACCATTGAGGAAAAGCTGATTTCACATCTGAGGGCCAAGGCTGAGATCATCCCGTCAGAGTTCCGTGAGCTGACCGGCCTGTCTCGCAAGTTCATGATCCCGTTGCTGGAGTATTTTGACAGCCGCAAAGTAACCATACGGATCGGGGACAAGCGGGTGCTGCGGGGCAGGTAA
- a CDS encoding YajD family HNH nuclease: MPARRPQSRKLPSAEALSQLVNQLKTDNRPTNANYREQSLKIHGWICAKCGREFERENLQLLTVHHKDGNHHNNPKDGSNWENLCVYCHDDEHSRLILAEYLNGK; encoded by the coding sequence ATGCCGGCCCGTCGACCCCAATCCCGCAAACTCCCTTCTGCCGAGGCGCTCAGTCAGCTGGTTAACCAGTTGAAAACAGACAACAGGCCAACCAATGCCAACTACCGCGAACAGTCCCTCAAGATTCACGGCTGGATCTGCGCCAAGTGTGGCCGCGAGTTTGAACGGGAAAACCTGCAGCTGCTGACGGTCCACCACAAGGACGGCAACCACCACAATAACCCCAAGGATGGCAGCAACTGGGAAAACCTCTGCGTTTACTGTCATGACGATGAGCATAGTCGTCTGATCCTGGCGGAGTACCTGAACGGAAAATAG
- the ppdK gene encoding pyruvate, phosphate dikinase, whose product MAEKYVYFFGNGKAEGRADMKNLLGGKGANLAEMTSIGLPVPPGFTISTEVCTYYYANGETYPTSLNDEVEANLKQVEQIMERTFGDAKNPLLVSVRSGARASMPGMMDTILNLGLNDTTVQGIIAQSGDERFAYDAYRRFVQMYSDVVMGMDKHALEHLLELKKAEKNVHLDTELTAADWKDLVAQFKAKIKQELGQEFPEDPKQQLWGAIGAVFGSWMNQRAITYRKLNNIPADWGTAVNVQSMVFGNMGDDCATGVAFTRDPSTGENYFYGEYLVNAQGEDVVAGIRTPQPINNHQKKPGDLPSMEEVLPECYHQLADIRTILEKHYKDMQDIEFTIEKGKLFMLQTRNGKRTATAAIKVAVDMVAEGLIDEKTAVLRVAPSQLDQLLHPSLDPKAEKKVIAKGLPASPGAAGGSVVFTADEAEELAKNGKKVILVRIETSPEDIHGMHAAQGILTARGGMTSHAAVVARGMGKCCVAGCGDIKVNYADQSFVACNGVVVKKGDMITLDGSTGQVMLGEVKTVPPQLTGDFGKLMVWVDQFRKLKVRTNADTPHDAKVAREFGAEGIGLCRTEHMFFDAERIAAVREMILSADVEGREKALAKILPMQKGDFIGLFREMKGLPVTIRLLDPPLHEFLPQEDKDIDELAATMKVSAQTLKAKVEFLHEFNPMLGHRGCRLGITFPEIYDMQVRAIMEAACELVKNEGFSIVPEIMIPLIATVKELAVLKANAVTICDEVIAQYGVKVEYLIGTMIELPRAALTADEIAVEAEFFSYGTNDLTQTTFGLSRDDAGKFLPFYVDANILPEDPFVSLDQNGVGQLVKMGCEKGRATRPNIKLGICGEHGGDPESVIFCHKIGLDYVSCSPFRVPIARLAAAHAALGGGTDTTK is encoded by the coding sequence ATGGCAGAGAAGTACGTGTACTTTTTCGGGAATGGCAAGGCTGAAGGCCGGGCCGACATGAAGAATCTGTTGGGCGGCAAAGGGGCCAACCTGGCAGAGATGACCAGCATCGGGCTGCCGGTGCCGCCGGGCTTTACCATCAGCACCGAGGTCTGTACCTACTATTATGCCAATGGCGAAACCTATCCGACCTCTTTGAATGATGAAGTTGAAGCCAACCTGAAGCAGGTTGAGCAGATCATGGAGCGCACCTTTGGCGATGCCAAAAACCCGCTGCTGGTTTCGGTCCGCTCCGGTGCCCGGGCCTCCATGCCGGGCATGATGGACACCATCCTGAACCTGGGTCTGAACGACACCACCGTGCAGGGGATCATTGCCCAGTCCGGTGACGAGCGTTTCGCCTACGATGCCTACCGCCGTTTTGTGCAGATGTATTCAGATGTGGTCATGGGGATGGACAAGCATGCCCTGGAACACCTGCTGGAACTGAAAAAGGCAGAGAAAAACGTCCACCTTGACACCGAGCTGACCGCTGCCGACTGGAAGGACCTGGTGGCCCAGTTCAAGGCCAAGATCAAGCAGGAGCTCGGTCAGGAGTTTCCGGAAGATCCCAAGCAGCAGCTCTGGGGCGCCATCGGTGCGGTGTTCGGTTCCTGGATGAACCAGCGTGCCATCACCTATCGCAAACTGAACAACATCCCGGCTGACTGGGGCACTGCCGTCAACGTCCAGTCGATGGTGTTCGGCAACATGGGGGATGATTGCGCCACCGGCGTGGCCTTTACCCGCGACCCCTCCACCGGCGAGAACTACTTCTATGGCGAGTATCTGGTCAATGCCCAGGGCGAGGACGTGGTGGCCGGTATCCGCACCCCGCAGCCGATCAACAATCATCAGAAAAAGCCGGGCGACCTGCCTTCCATGGAAGAGGTGCTGCCGGAATGTTATCACCAACTGGCTGATATCAGAACTATTCTTGAGAAGCACTACAAGGATATGCAGGATATCGAGTTTACCATTGAAAAAGGCAAGCTGTTCATGCTGCAGACCCGTAACGGCAAGCGGACCGCCACCGCTGCCATCAAGGTGGCAGTGGACATGGTAGCGGAAGGGCTGATCGACGAGAAGACCGCCGTACTGCGGGTGGCTCCTTCCCAGCTTGACCAGCTGCTGCACCCCTCCCTGGATCCCAAGGCTGAGAAGAAGGTGATTGCCAAGGGTCTGCCCGCCTCCCCCGGTGCTGCCGGCGGCAGCGTGGTCTTTACCGCTGATGAGGCCGAAGAGCTGGCCAAGAACGGTAAGAAGGTGATCCTGGTCCGGATTGAGACCTCACCGGAGGATATCCACGGCATGCATGCTGCCCAGGGTATCCTGACCGCCCGTGGCGGCATGACCTCCCACGCCGCGGTGGTTGCCCGCGGTATGGGCAAGTGCTGCGTGGCCGGTTGTGGCGACATCAAGGTCAACTATGCCGACCAGTCCTTTGTGGCCTGTAACGGCGTGGTGGTCAAAAAGGGTGATATGATCACCCTGGACGGCTCCACCGGTCAGGTCATGCTGGGCGAAGTCAAGACCGTACCGCCGCAATTGACCGGCGACTTTGGCAAGCTGATGGTCTGGGTGGACCAGTTCCGCAAGCTGAAGGTCCGCACCAACGCCGACACCCCCCACGATGCCAAGGTGGCCCGTGAGTTTGGTGCTGAAGGGATCGGCCTCTGCCGTACCGAACATATGTTCTTTGATGCCGAGCGGATCGCTGCCGTGCGCGAGATGATCCTTTCCGCCGATGTCGAAGGGCGCGAGAAGGCGCTGGCCAAGATCCTGCCGATGCAGAAGGGCGATTTCATTGGTCTCTTCCGTGAAATGAAGGGGCTGCCGGTTACGATCCGTCTGCTTGATCCGCCGCTGCACGAGTTCCTGCCCCAGGAAGACAAGGATATTGATGAGCTGGCCGCCACCATGAAGGTCTCTGCCCAGACCCTCAAGGCCAAGGTGGAGTTCCTGCATGAATTCAACCCGATGCTGGGACACCGGGGCTGCCGGCTGGGGATCACCTTCCCCGAGATCTATGACATGCAGGTGCGTGCCATCATGGAAGCGGCCTGTGAGCTGGTCAAGAATGAAGGCTTCTCGATTGTGCCGGAGATCATGATCCCGCTGATCGCCACCGTCAAGGAGCTGGCCGTACTGAAGGCGAATGCAGTTACAATCTGCGATGAAGTGATTGCCCAGTACGGCGTCAAGGTCGAGTACCTGATCGGCACCATGATCGAACTGCCCCGCGCTGCCCTGACCGCTGACGAGATCGCGGTTGAGGCGGAGTTCTTCTCCTACGGCACCAACGACCTGACCCAGACCACCTTCGGCCTCTCCCGTGACGATGCCGGCAAGTTCCTGCCGTTCTACGTGGATGCCAACATCCTGCCGGAAGACCCGTTTGTCTCGCTGGACCAGAACGGCGTGGGCCAGCTGGTCAAGATGGGCTGCGAAAAGGGCCGTGCCACCCGTCCCAACATCAAACTGGGGATCTGCGGCGAGCATGGCGGTGATCCGGAATCGGTCATCTTCTGCCACAAGATCGGCCTGGATTATGTCTCCTGCTCACCGTTCCGGGTACCGATTGCCCGTCTGGCAGCAGCCCATGCCGCATTGGGCGGGGGTACCGACACCACCAAGTAG
- a CDS encoding O-acetyl-ADP-ribose deacetylase: protein MSSAIIAIIQGDITTLAVDAIVNAANNTLLGGGGVDGAIHRAAGPQLVQECASLGGCPTGEARITKGYNLPARFVIHTVGPVWTDGTKGEPELLEAAYRNCFRLARENRLRSIAFPAISCGVYGYPMKLGAAIALDVAQAEAASGDFDRIILIQYNSPALECYQSVARQRAIPFQS, encoded by the coding sequence ATGTCATCCGCAATCATAGCGATCATCCAGGGCGATATCACCACGTTAGCGGTTGATGCCATCGTCAATGCCGCCAACAACACCCTGCTGGGGGGTGGCGGTGTGGACGGTGCCATCCACAGGGCTGCCGGTCCCCAGCTGGTGCAGGAGTGTGCCTCACTGGGGGGCTGCCCGACTGGCGAAGCCCGCATTACCAAAGGTTACAACCTGCCGGCCCGGTTTGTGATCCATACCGTGGGGCCGGTTTGGACCGACGGGACAAAGGGCGAGCCGGAGCTGCTGGAGGCTGCCTACCGCAATTGCTTCAGGCTGGCCCGTGAAAACAGGCTGCGCAGCATCGCCTTTCCTGCCATCAGCTGCGGGGTGTATGGCTATCCTATGAAGCTTGGAGCGGCCATTGCCCTTGATGTCGCACAGGCCGAGGCTGCTTCCGGTGACTTCGACCGGATCATCCTGATCCAGTACAACAGCCCTGCTCTTGAATGTTATCAGTCGGTTGCCCGTCAACGCGCCATCCCTTTCCAGTCATGA
- a CDS encoding type II toxin-antitoxin system Phd/YefM family antitoxin — protein MQTAPKFSEDIVPLTDLKVNPGRIVSQVDATHRPVLLTSRGRGVAVVQSLHDYEAAEEERAFMRAVVQGMADIDAGRTVSLADAKKRLGLV, from the coding sequence ATGCAAACAGCCCCCAAGTTTTCCGAAGACATTGTGCCGCTTACCGACCTGAAGGTGAACCCGGGCCGAATTGTCAGCCAGGTTGATGCCACGCACCGCCCGGTATTGCTGACCAGCCGGGGGCGCGGGGTTGCGGTGGTGCAGTCGTTGCACGATTATGAAGCTGCCGAAGAAGAGCGCGCCTTTATGCGGGCAGTGGTGCAGGGGATGGCTGATATCGATGCTGGCCGTACCGTAAGCCTGGCTGATGCCAAAAAGCGTCTTGGTCTGGTATGA